The following is a genomic window from Sutcliffiella horikoshii.
AGCAAAAGGAAGTTCTTCTCCAATACCTAATTTCGCCAATCCTTCTTCAAAATCCTCTATTCCAATGTCAATCGCAGCTTTAGCAAAATAAATGTTATCTGAATTGTTCAATCCACTTTCTAAATCGACTTTTTTGTCGTCTACATACACCCTGGTTACTTTACTTCCCCCAATATCCCATTGTTTTTCAGGAATGTCATATTGGTGGTTCGGGTCAAGTTTGCCGCTTTCAAGACCGATAATGGAAGTAAGGAGCTTCATGGTGGAGCCTGGGGAATACGTACTACGGAAGCGGTTTTCACTCGCATTAATTCCTGCTTCCTTAAATTCATCCAGCCTTTTTTTCTTACTCATTGAAGTTCCCATTGTAACAGTGTTTGGGTCATATGCCGGGGTACTCACAAGACTTAACACCTTTCCGGTACTTGGGTCAATGGTAGCTGCTTGCCCTGCATCATCTTTCATGACATCATACAATTTCTGTTGCATGTTAGCATCAATTGTCAAAGTAATGTCTTGACCACGCTCTGGCTCTGTTCTTGCAATTGTTTTTTCAGTGCCATCTTCTTTTACTTGGGTTACTTCTAGGCCTTTCTTTCCTTTTAATTCTTTTTCATACAACCCTTCAATTCCGGTGACACCTAATCTATCACCCTGTTCATACCCATCAAAGTCTTCTAAATCCTGTGCAGTAACCTCATCTATATAGCCAACTAAATGAGCTGTTGCTTCTGCGAATGGATAAACTCGTTCCATTGATCTTCCATTTGTAACTCCTTCAATTTCTATTAATTCTAAAACCAGGTCCCTCTCGTCTTCTCTGAAATTTTTGATAGGCATAGCATAATGTGGCTGTGCCCAGCTTAATGTATAAAGACCTGTAATTTCTTCCTCTGACATATCAATCATCTCAGCAAGCTTTGCCAAATCTCTTTCTGCATTAAACTCACCTGGAACAATTTGCAGATTCATCACTTCTTCATTAGCAGCAAGCTTGTTTCCCTTGCTGTCCAAGATTTCTCCCCGCGTAGCTTCGGTGTAATCTATTACAAATTCATCTGTCAAATCATATTCAGGAAAAATAAAACTTGGTTCCCACTGAATATACCAATGTTCGTTTTCTTCTTCGTCCAACACTTTATCCATGACAAAATTCACTTCGTAATCTATCTTTCTAGCAAATGTGTCATAAGTGATCTTACCCGGAATGGTGACGGTTTCTTGTTCTTCCCACTCAACTTCTTGATCCAACACTTCAACTTTTAAATTTTCCATTTCAAAAAGGTCATAAACCTCTTTATGTTTTTCCTCAAAAAGTTGCAGTGGTACGTTTTCTTTTGAATCCGATTGGAGATATTCCTCATACATGCTGGAGAAATTTTGTTCCTCCCAAGTGGTTATGTAGTCGTTTAATACATCATAGGGATTGACGGGTTCTTTTTGACACCCGGCTAGTATAAACAACATGATGATCATAAATAATATCTTTTTCATTCAAGCCCCCACCCTCTCTTGTCTCTTTGTTTTAAGGATACATGAATTTCCATATTGGTTAAAGGAAAAAGATTCAATCGTTTCTTGGAATATCCAGCTAAGCCTTCATGAAGACCTCTGGGAAACAGTTTCTGGCAGATAGAAGTCCTCATAAGCGGTATGAAGACCTCAGGGAACCAATTTTCAGCTGAGAGAAGTCCTCATAAGCGGTATGAAGACCTCAGAGAAGCAATTTTCAGCTGAGAGAAGTCCTCATAAACGGCATGAAGACCTCTGCTCTGAGTTTTTAGTAAAAAGAGGTCTTCATGCCAAACTTT
Proteins encoded in this region:
- a CDS encoding penicillin-binding transpeptidase domain-containing protein, translating into MKKILFMIIMLFILAGCQKEPVNPYDVLNDYITTWEEQNFSSMYEEYLQSDSKENVPLQLFEEKHKEVYDLFEMENLKVEVLDQEVEWEEQETVTIPGKITYDTFARKIDYEVNFVMDKVLDEEENEHWYIQWEPSFIFPEYDLTDEFVIDYTEATRGEILDSKGNKLAANEEVMNLQIVPGEFNAERDLAKLAEMIDMSEEEITGLYTLSWAQPHYAMPIKNFREDERDLVLELIEIEGVTNGRSMERVYPFAEATAHLVGYIDEVTAQDLEDFDGYEQGDRLGVTGIEGLYEKELKGKKGLEVTQVKEDGTEKTIARTEPERGQDITLTIDANMQQKLYDVMKDDAGQAATIDPSTGKVLSLVSTPAYDPNTVTMGTSMSKKKRLDEFKEAGINASENRFRSTYSPGSTMKLLTSIIGLESGKLDPNHQYDIPEKQWDIGGSKVTRVYVDDKKVDLESGLNNSDNIYFAKAAIDIGIEDFEEGLAKLGIGEELPFAYPPVSDSQISNSGSFDNEVLLAHTAYGQGEVLLNIVHLASIYGGVVNDGSMMKPLLLVEETPEVWKNIVLPENAKLLQDNLRKTVTEGKSSVANVPGREIAGKTGTAEIKKEERLENGLWVSYDQKDPTLLTAMLIEDVIDRGGSRYTIELTNKFYEALSN